A window of Actinomadura viridis genomic DNA:
CCCCTCCGGGTGGTACGGGGCGCAGGTCGGTGAGGGTGATCGCGTTCCGGAATCCGGCGTCGAGCAGGGCTGCCTCGATGCTCCCCGGGGAGGGAGGGGCGAGGGTTTCGTCGATGACGGTGAAGCCCGCCTCGGTGCTCTCGTCCAGGTGCATTTCCGGGACGTGGCCGGCGGTGTGGGTCAGGGCGATGGCGCGGTAGTCGTCGCCCAGCGCGCGGTGCAGGTAGTGGCCCATGGGGAAGGCGATGAGGTCGCCGTCGAAGTGCACCGGCGCCTTCTGGATGTGGTTGTTGTGGGCGGCCAGGACGAATCGGGCCTCCGGGGCGCGGGCGAGGTGCCACAGGAGCGACCCGGCCATGTAGTCCTCTCGTATGGAGGTGTCGCCCGCCATGCCCTCGCCCGCGTAGATGTCGCGCATGGCGCCGAACATGTAGTCGGTGTGCGGGGCCGCTTGGAGGCGGCGCAGGTTGAGGTCGTAGCGGTCCTGGTCGCTGCGCGAGACGTAGAGGGCTTCCAGGGCCCGGAACCGCAGGAGGAGCCGCGCCAGGCCGGCGGTCAGCGCGTCCTGGTCCGCCGTGGTGAGGCGTGACCATTTCGGGGAGGCCGCGGCGAACGACTTGCCGGCGAAGCGGTCGGCGATCGCCAGGACGCGATCCATGAGGGGGAGCGCGTCGGGATCGACCTCGCGCAGGTAGGCGGTCACCGGGTCCAGTGCCGGACGCAGATCGCCGCCCGCGGCCGGGATGTCGATGCCGGCGAACCGTACCGGGTGCCCGCTGGTGCGGTTGTGCCGGTGCAGCCAGTGCGCCATCTCCGTGGTCAGCCCGGCGAACGGGGTGCCGCCGAGCCGGGTGAGGTCGCCGCCCTCGCCGTGGATCCAGCGGTCGAGGCCGGTCCCCTCGCTGAACCCGTACTCGAAGGCCAGGACGGTGAAGCCGCAGCGTT
This region includes:
- a CDS encoding erythromycin esterase family protein, with translation MADHDLLGWIREHTTTLSGLAPDAPLDDLEPLRDIAGDARVVALGEGAHFVQEFTRARQCLLRFLAERCGFTVLAFEYGFSEGTGLDRWIHGEGGDLTRLGGTPFAGLTTEMAHWLHRHNRTSGHPVRFAGIDIPAAGGDLRPALDPVTAYLREVDPDALPLMDRVLAIADRFAGKSFAAASPKWSRLTTADQDALTAGLARLLLRFRALEALYVSRSDQDRYDLNLRRLQAAPHTDYMFGAMRDIYAGEGMAGDTSIREDYMAGSLLWHLARAPEARFVLAAHNNHIQKAPVHFDGDLIAFPMGHYLHRALGDDYRAIALTHTAGHVPEMHLDESTEAGFTVIDETLAPPSPGSIEAALLDAGFRNAITLTDLRPVPPGGARPLDRIRTQSADIELPVREAFDAVLSVPTVTTTTDD